Proteins encoded in a region of the Haloarcula sp. CBA1129 genome:
- a CDS encoding HVO_0416 family zinc finger protein, whose protein sequence is MASAPSSDDMFDEFLSQRGHDVDQSGWEESYNKKQCPDCGGLHEATAAQCSVCGWTPVR, encoded by the coding sequence ATGGCGTCCGCACCGAGTAGTGACGATATGTTCGACGAGTTCCTCTCCCAACGTGGCCACGACGTGGACCAGAGTGGTTGGGAAGAGAGCTATAACAAGAAGCAGTGCCCTGATTGTGGCGGCCTTCACGAGGCGACAGCGGCACAGTGCTCGGTGTGTGGCTGGACACCGGTACGGTAA
- a CDS encoding nitric-oxide reductase large subunit: protein MKLKRKTIAKVIAAAFVFNLIVMGAGAWIAYQEAPPIPEQVVGPDGETVLTGEDIREGKKTFQKNGLMNHGSILGNGAYYGADYTADSLELKTQHMRTYYAEERYGTEYDSLSTAEQAAVDDDVKQDLSGEYDGGNIEYSAAELYAHQQVRQEYVERYHEGSHERGVPEGMIDSEGDARQFADFAMWTAWFSHTDRPGGEHSYTNDWPYEPAAGNDATGAAMTWSVIAMVLLVAAAGGGIWLYQSVSLPEPSAADLSVPEPGDVSIFPSQRAALRFIPVAAGLFLAQVLLGGLLAHFYIERAGFFGIEEIFGVHILQILPFAMAKTWHIDLGILWIAATWLGAGLFLPPLLTGHEPNRQSTYIDVLLGAIVVVTVGGLGGIWLGSHGYFGDLWWLFGNEGLEYLEVGKVWQVGLLVGFGLWAVLSIRGLKPLLDREPVFGLAHMILYAGGSIALLFTAGFFFTPETNIAVTEFWRWWVVHMWVEGAFEFFIVAIIGLTLVSMNLLSRRSAEKAVMLQALLVMSTGVIGVSHHYWWVGMPDMWVPIGSVFSTLELLPLVFILYEALGQYRAMSETGGFPYKLPFMFIIASGVWNFVGAGVLGFFINLPLINYYEHGTYLTVGHAHAAMFGAFGFLALGMVTYMLQLAIKPGRWDGSWLRAAFWCWNVGLALMVFVSVLPVGFLQLEAAFTGSYAAARSVAFYNQPLVQTLFWARLPGDTLIILGTAIYAADLIRKRFVLRASEDDPTVEDMAVAEGVMGDD from the coding sequence ATGAAGCTCAAACGCAAAACGATCGCGAAGGTAATCGCCGCCGCGTTCGTCTTCAATCTCATCGTCATGGGGGCCGGCGCGTGGATCGCGTACCAAGAAGCGCCACCCATTCCGGAGCAGGTCGTCGGACCCGACGGCGAGACAGTTCTCACGGGCGAAGACATCCGTGAGGGCAAGAAGACGTTCCAGAAGAACGGGCTGATGAACCACGGGTCGATTCTCGGTAACGGCGCGTACTACGGCGCGGACTACACCGCTGACTCGCTGGAGCTGAAAACCCAGCACATGCGGACCTACTACGCCGAGGAGCGCTACGGGACCGAGTACGACTCGCTGTCGACGGCCGAACAGGCCGCCGTCGACGATGACGTCAAACAGGACCTGAGCGGGGAGTACGACGGCGGGAACATCGAGTACTCCGCCGCGGAGCTGTACGCCCATCAGCAGGTCCGACAGGAGTACGTCGAGCGGTACCACGAGGGAAGCCACGAGCGGGGCGTCCCTGAGGGAATGATCGACTCCGAAGGCGACGCCCGGCAGTTCGCCGACTTCGCCATGTGGACGGCGTGGTTCTCCCATACCGACCGCCCGGGCGGCGAACACTCCTACACGAACGACTGGCCGTACGAGCCGGCCGCCGGTAACGATGCGACCGGCGCGGCGATGACTTGGAGCGTCATCGCAATGGTCCTCCTCGTCGCTGCCGCCGGTGGCGGCATCTGGCTCTACCAGTCTGTCAGCCTCCCGGAACCGTCCGCCGCTGACCTCTCAGTTCCGGAACCGGGGGACGTGAGCATCTTCCCCAGCCAGCGGGCCGCCCTGCGGTTCATCCCGGTCGCCGCCGGGCTGTTCCTCGCGCAGGTGTTACTCGGTGGGTTGCTCGCGCACTTCTACATCGAACGGGCCGGGTTCTTCGGCATCGAGGAGATCTTCGGCGTTCACATCCTCCAGATTCTCCCGTTCGCGATGGCAAAGACTTGGCACATCGACCTTGGCATCCTCTGGATCGCCGCGACGTGGCTCGGTGCGGGACTGTTCCTCCCGCCGCTGCTGACCGGCCACGAGCCGAACCGCCAGTCGACGTACATCGACGTGCTGCTTGGAGCCATCGTCGTCGTCACCGTCGGCGGCCTCGGCGGCATCTGGCTCGGTTCCCACGGATACTTCGGTGACCTCTGGTGGCTGTTCGGCAACGAAGGGCTAGAGTACCTCGAAGTCGGGAAGGTCTGGCAGGTCGGACTGCTCGTCGGTTTCGGCCTGTGGGCTGTCCTCTCGATTCGGGGACTGAAGCCGCTGCTGGACCGCGAGCCGGTGTTCGGTCTCGCACACATGATCCTGTACGCCGGCGGCTCCATCGCCCTGCTGTTTACCGCCGGGTTCTTCTTCACCCCGGAGACCAACATCGCCGTCACGGAGTTCTGGCGCTGGTGGGTCGTCCACATGTGGGTCGAAGGGGCCTTCGAGTTCTTCATCGTCGCCATTATCGGGCTGACGCTGGTGTCGATGAACCTGCTCAGCCGCCGCAGTGCCGAGAAAGCGGTCATGCTTCAGGCCTTACTGGTGATGTCCACCGGTGTCATCGGTGTCTCCCACCACTACTGGTGGGTCGGTATGCCCGACATGTGGGTCCCTATCGGGAGCGTGTTCTCGACGCTTGAGCTGCTCCCGCTGGTGTTCATCCTCTACGAGGCGCTGGGCCAGTACCGAGCGATGTCCGAGACCGGCGGGTTCCCCTACAAGCTCCCGTTCATGTTCATCATCGCCAGCGGGGTCTGGAACTTCGTCGGGGCCGGCGTGCTCGGGTTCTTCATCAACCTCCCGCTCATCAACTACTACGAGCACGGCACCTACCTCACGGTCGGCCACGCCCACGCCGCGATGTTCGGCGCGTTCGGCTTCCTCGCGCTTGGGATGGTCACCTACATGCTCCAGCTGGCGATCAAGCCCGGTCGCTGGGACGGCTCTTGGCTCCGGGCGGCGTTCTGGTGCTGGAACGTGGGGCTGGCGCTGATGGTGTTCGTCTCCGTGCTGCCCGTGGGTTTCCTCCAGCTGGAGGCCGCCTTTACCGGCAGCTACGCCGCGGCCCGGAGCGTGGCGTTCTACAACCAGCCGCTCGTCCAGACGCTGTTCTGGGCGCGACTCCCCGGTGACACGCTCATCATCCTCGGAACGGCCATCTACGCCGCCGACCTGATCCGCAAGCGGTTCGTCCTCCGGGCGTCCGAGGACGACCCCACGGTCGAGGACATGGCCGTCGCGGAAGGCGTGATGGGCGACGACTGA
- a CDS encoding YbhB/YbcL family Raf kinase inhibitor-like protein, giving the protein MRRRHFLRTLGLSALVGSAGCTGQSDDTTPAFEVSSPAFSSGDELPARFTCDGDGVSPPFVIERVPEPTAALAVTAEYDGGVFSQPVFWTLWNVPPETERIPAGLPRKPTLDTLGGARQGTQPPNEPGYEPPCPPAGQPYEHRFQVFALGETLSIDGGTEQEEASETIANALIASTRVTVDYTHPVGTES; this is encoded by the coding sequence ATGCGCCGTCGCCACTTCCTCCGGACGCTCGGGCTGTCAGCACTGGTCGGGAGCGCGGGCTGTACCGGGCAGTCGGACGATACAACACCGGCTTTCGAAGTATCGAGCCCCGCGTTCAGCTCCGGCGACGAGCTTCCGGCCCGATTCACCTGCGACGGCGACGGCGTTTCGCCGCCGTTTGTCATCGAGCGCGTCCCGGAGCCGACGGCAGCGCTTGCCGTCACAGCCGAGTATGACGGTGGCGTGTTCAGCCAGCCGGTGTTCTGGACGCTGTGGAACGTCCCGCCAGAGACGGAGCGGATTCCGGCCGGACTCCCTCGCAAGCCGACTCTCGACACGCTCGGCGGCGCTCGGCAGGGAACACAGCCCCCAAACGAGCCGGGGTATGAACCACCGTGTCCGCCGGCCGGACAGCCCTATGAACACCGGTTTCAGGTGTTCGCTCTCGGCGAGACACTCTCTATCGATGGTGGGACCGAACAGGAAGAGGCGTCGGAGACCATTGCGAACGCGCTCATCGCAAGCACCCGTGTCACCGTTGACTATACCCACCCGGTTGGGACCGAAAGCTGA